From Argopecten irradians isolate NY chromosome 3, Ai_NY, whole genome shotgun sequence:
AGGACGGGGCTAGTGTGAACAATTTAGTGGAAGATCAGACTCAGTTTCCTGTGATATGAATTGTAGTTTTAGATTTGAATACGTATTGAGTGTATAAAATACATCATGATTCTATCGAGTGGTAAACTCTCGACAAGTATGTCGATATCTTAATATCGTTGTTACATGACATATCTCATCCTGAAGTGAACCGTTAAAGGTACCTGGACAATCACCAGTATTACAATTCTGATTCTCTGCAGCTGTGACCGGGTTGTACTCGCAGTCGTTGCCGCCATGCTGTGGTGGAGGGTCGGTACAGTTCCTGGTTCTCTGCTGAGTACCGTTACCGCACGTTACAGAACATGGTCCCCAGTCATTCCAAGACGACCAACCACCATCAACTTTAAAACCAAAATTGTTTTAGTCACTTCAAAACGTTTTACAAACTAAGAAGACTTGCCAATTATACATTTTAAGATGGACAATGCTTATCGGCAAATCATATAGTAGTCTCGTTACGTGTATATGTGTTCGcaatttgtgaaatattttacaaaatttacttattCAGTTTAGTACATTGGATATATAACTTTTATCTTGCCAACAATTGTCATACTTCATTGAATTGAATGCAAAATTGTTGCATTTCATTTGATTTGCCTTAAAATAGGTTTTATATAATTTCTAACATTATGTGATCTCTAATATGTTTAAGTCTAAGGAATGCCTTTTGATTAATCACCATTAATGTCAATATTTACGAAATAAAAACTACGAAGAAGTTGTTTCTCCTCTCCTTATTAGACTGACAAACGTTTTAGAAATGACATTGTAATGATCCTTAAGTGGCCTTTGTCTCTCACAATCGTGAGAAATCAAAATTATCATCTATAAATAACCCTTTAAAACATACTAGGACAGGATTGGAAGTTACACAGGGTCGTCTCTAAATAAAATCCGGAACACGTAGACCCATTCCCGGCAGGAGAGGGGTTATTACAAGTCCTCGTCCTGGTTTTATTCCCGGTTCCGCAAGACTTCGAACACTCTCCGTAGGCGCTCCACTTAGAAAACCCGCCGTTCACtttaaaaaaagacaaaacgttcacatcattatcatcatcatcaccatcaccatcatcatcatcatcgtcgtcgtcgtcgtcgtcgtcacCTACTATAGTTTCAAAAGTACAAAATCAACCTTTCATGATCATTTCAAATCATCATACAAACAATTGCATAAAacgttttattaattaatttcaatcaTGATctgtaaatagaaaaaaataatgcattgTTTACAGTAGGTGTCGGTTATTACTCGTGGTATAAAATTGTGTTGATCAAACTTACAATTTTTGCAGTTCGTTCCGAAGTAGTCCCCGGGACAAAAACACTCGTGTCTACAGATAGCTCCGTTGTTACACTCGGAAGGAGGACAGATGCTGGTTGCTGAAAAATCCGAAAAGTATCCCCTACTGTCACTCTGTACTCTATAGAGCGAATAAGAACGCCCAAGGTataataaaatttctttatcTATATATTCATGTGTGTCTGCATGAGATTCCCCGGCCATGTTTGTTCCACCACATTGAAATGTAGATCACTGTTTGTAAGATGTACTGCATCAATCCGTTTTATTCACGAGCTGATTGTGTTGCACACAACattgtattaaaacatttataaaatcttgTATATGTGCTAAATCAATGACAATGTCTCACTTATTTGTATAAAGCGAAAATTGCGTTTCGAAATCTTGGAATAGTAATTAGTTTGGTCAAAatagggaaaaataaaataatgataacaaaccTAAAACTTATATGCTTTGGTCACTATAATCGGCAGATAGCCTGGGATAGACGGTAATCGGAAGTATGCCGGTGGTTTTGCAATTTTTTGACATCGGACAACACCGGTCAAAAATTTTTCACACATCATTTACACAAAAAGGAGGCCGTGCGGTTATCGTACGACGTCTGTTTCGAAAGAGAACGACCGAACATATCATGCTAATCACCCGTTTCCCATATGTGTCCGAGGGATAAATGGCCTGTTCAACGGACATCGTACGAGTATCGCCCGAgtatataatggacaacgaTCAATAGTTGTACCAGGCCCGGCCGAATGTCAGACGGTGTGATTACAGCTCGATTCCTGGCCGAATATCGGACGATACTAAAAACGATGTGTGAAGGATATGTGGCCGATTATGAAAATTTACGGATCATCGGAGAAATTTTATCTTCGAGTTAAAAACTCTTCAGACACCTTTCCGATGCTGCCTGAGAGCCCCGGCCACCGTCCAGCTATGTCTGGTGGACACCAGGGGACCAGACCAACATGGCTGAAAATCCGCCGAAGGTACATCCTTAGCCTATTCGGAAGGGATTGTGACCTCAGCATTACGAATTTGTTCGTTAATAATTGAGCAAACATTTTTCTAAGTTTGAGTTAAAGGTTGTCGAAAACGTAACATTTCATGTCAGAGTTGTGTGAATGTTAATATAGATGTATTTCTTAAAGGAATTGTTCTACATCCCTCATTAAAAATAAAGACAACATGTTGACAAATTTCATGGCATAATTGTTACTACTGGTTTCATTGATATCCTAGATATTCTTGATCGTTTCATAGTAGGTAACCGTCATTTAAATTAGTAACACACTTTTACTCCACATCAAACATCTCAAA
This genomic window contains:
- the LOC138319688 gene encoding uncharacterized protein, with amino-acid sequence MAGESHADTHEYIDKEILLYLGRSYSLYRVQSDSRGYFSDFSATSICPPSECNNGAICRHECFCPGDYFGTNCKNLNGGFSKWSAYGECSKSCGTGNKTRTRTCNNPSPAGNGSTCSGFYLETTLCNFQSCPIDGGWSSWNDWGPCSVTCGNGTQQRTRNCTDPPPQHGGNDCEYNPVTAAENQNCNTGDCPVFFILINIIFGLYLRKVTLNATFFFLFLVECSDTAGSTHCVCPTRVINMTSAELLEAITALMEELKVDKRQTSMSIRRKTSVKDSRTSAQTIGAVGAVLLAVPFVLIIMADLSTLYQRLATKRERRRTIPKI